A genomic segment from Fusarium keratoplasticum isolate Fu6.1 chromosome 10, whole genome shotgun sequence encodes:
- a CDS encoding Adenine deaminase, whose translation MENIQDFIRGIPKAELHMHIEGCIEPGMMFALAERNGIPLRWKSPEALRDAYEFNDLQSFLALYFEGCKVLVKKQDFYDVTFAYLERAHAENVVRAELFIGPQTFTESGTPLSELMEGVLGAIHGAEQTLGISAGLIISTHRHRTEEEALELLDSIMPWKELIIGIGMGGPEMPNPPSKFATYFKTCRERGFRTCIHAGEEGPSDYVRQAIEQLQVDRIDHGIACLSNPALVAELVEKQIPLTVCPVSNLKLNVVSSLASHPLRKLLDAGVKVSINSDDPPYFGAYINDNFIQSQAALGLSIHDIIILARNSISSSFLSEEEINVLILKLDSFVSGL comes from the coding sequence atggagaaCATCCAGGATTTTATTAGGGGCATCCCGAAAGCAGAGCTTCACATGCACATCGAAGGCTGTATTGAGCCGGGCATGATGTTTGCCCTGGCTGAGCGGAATGGAATCCCTCTTCGATGGAAATCCCCTGAGGCATTGCGGGATGCCTACGAGTTCAATGATCTTCAGTCATTCCTCGCCTTATACTTTGAGGGATGCAAGGTACTGGTCAAAAAGCAGGACTTCTACGATGTGACTTTTGCATACCTTGAGAGAGCACACGCCGAGAACGTCGTCCGGGCCGAGCTCTTTATTGGCCCCCAAACTTTTACTGAAAGTGGCACTCCTCTATCCGAACTCATGGAGGGCGTCCTCGGTGCAATTCACGGAGCCGAGCAGACATTGGGCATCAGCGCAGGGCTCATCATAAGCACCCACCGACATCGAACGGAAGAGGAAGCGCTTGAATTACTCGACTCGATCATGCCGTGGAAAGAACTCATTATTGGCATCGGCATGGGCGGGCCCGAGATGCCAAACCCACCCTCAAAATTTGCTACCTACTTCAAGACGTGCCGTGAACGTGGATTCCGAACCTGTATCcatgctggagaagaaggtcccTCCGACTATGTACGTCAAGCTATCGAGCAGCTACAGGTCGACCGGATCGACCATGGAATTGCTTGTCTTTCGAATCCAGCCCTGGTCGCGGAACTTGTTGAAAAACAGATCCCACTGACGGTTTGCCCCGTGTCGAATCTGAAACTCAACGTGGTATCGTCGCTTGCTAGCCATCCATTGCGAAAGCTGCTCGACGCGGGAGTCAAGGTGTCGATCAACTCTGACGATCCGCCATACTTTGGCGCTTATATAAATGACAACTTCATACAGAGCCAAGCCGCGCTCGGTCTTTCCATTCACGACATTATTATTCTCGCTCGCAATAGTATTTCCAGCTCATTTCTATCAGAAGAGGAGATAAACGTTCTGATTTTAAAGTTAGATTCATTCGTATCAGGACTTTAA